The Malaclemys terrapin pileata isolate rMalTer1 chromosome 2, rMalTer1.hap1, whole genome shotgun sequence nucleotide sequence aagataataTGCTATTGTTTAATCACCTTGATAACTTTAAATGGTGCTCGTAACTCCCAATGAAAACTGTCTTTTCAGTGCTGCTTCCCAATCTGTCCAATCTGCTGAAAGCCCTGTCATCAACCTGCAAACAAAAAGTGATAGCAACATACTTCAGAAGATGAGCAAAATGGAAGTCTCAATGTATGTAATAATTGTGTTGATTGTAattataatatttaatattaaatatatatatatactttacCTGTTATTCTTACAAATAACAGCTAGGATGAGTAAAGCGGAAAGAAATTAGAGAAAAgtatttttctttctaatttttttttactttatgcaTTTGGCAGCACAATGTGTATAGACAgacagtttcactgtttcccctgtTACTTGTGTAGGTCTTTAACATAGCAACAGGGGAGAgagaaatctttttaaaaataggaaaacgtgattttaaaatgacaaaaatagaCAGGGACACTCAGGAGCAGGTGTATActtttaaatcatattttaaaattacctaGATTTTaaattgatggtgtccctttaagaaaaattctccttgactttagtgggagttttgcttgattaAGGAGTGCTAGATTATACATGGAATGGCTAAGAACATTCATATATGCAGGACAAGTATCAtgtctaaaaatgtttaaaattgttttattttttattcaaggattgtcattttatttttatgcaaCAGAATTCATATATTATCATGATAAGGCCTTTTACATGAGGATGTCAAATCAGAGTCAATCACATGATTTGGTCCTTAGCTGACTCACAAATACATGCCATCAAAGGGCCTTGTTACTTATTATAGACTGTTAATCTTAAAACACAGCATTTAAATAACAAGTAAACAAAATATAAAGTGCTTATATAACATATTATGTCAACATCTTGTATCTCAGGAATATATTACTCACAGGGTCATCAATCAAAATAATACTCTTTCTCAGGTAGCATCTATCTACACCAGTGTTTTCTATACGTGAGAATGCATATtatattgttgttatagtgataaTATAGTCGTAGCTAAAGAAGCATTTTGCTTCTAAGCCCCTATTTCGGTTGCTTATAACTTAGCAAAACTTACCGTTTTGGTTGACATTTCTCCTGGCAGTTCATTAACCCAAATATGACTTACTGGGAAAGGTTGGTAAAATTCCATCCAGCAAGTTTCAGATAAAAGTTTgtcatgtttatgaaatttttaGGCTACAGTTTTTTCAAACTCATATTACTCTAAACCAATTTAATTTGAAAAGTTATGCTTCagtaaatttgaaaaaaatattaagaaataaaagtattaaTGAGTTAAAATAGTTGTGCTGCAATACCTCATTATCCTTATTGTTTCAAGGGCCAAATCCTTCACACAATGAAGTCATTGGAagatttgccactgacttcagataGGAGCAGGGCTGAGCCCAGAGTGCAATAATCCAGATAAACACAAACTATGTGCATATATCTGAATATGCTCTTTGAAATACAATCacttgtgtttattttaataattacacATTCAAGCAAACAGTGTATCTGTGTCAATGTGTGATCATTTGGATCTAACTCAAGTAAATGcacaaaaattctgtttttgtattttttttaaagacatacaAAAAGTACATTAATAGAATGTTACAGATGagattttaaacacacaaattaCTCACAAAATTCATGGATAGTGTTTCCACAGCAACATTACATAGTTCATATATTTAAAGCATAACTATATTGCCATATATATTAATAGAAAATTCTACATATATGAAAAAGAGCTGAGTTATATTTGCAGTGGGAAACAGAGCATTAAGGCTTAAacccacaaaggtatttagtctCCGAacctccactgatttaaatggaaaaCCTTCGGCGTCTAGGTCTAAAGTTCTCTGACTTTTGGGTATGTAAACTCTCAACCATAACACTATACTgatatcatttttttttcattgtataGGTATACATATTACAAAATGTCTGTATGTACAAGAGAAACATTAAGGCCGCAATCCTACAAATACTCATGGGACTAATAGTatgtaaagttaagtatgtgaataagtgcttgcaagatcagggcctgttACTGTATTGCATAATGGAAGAACAAATACTAAATCAGACAGATTCAGATTTCCACAGCACTTGAGAAAGTATCAGGTCAAAATATAAAATAGACATCTACCATTCCagcttttaaaaaagattatatAATAATACATAAACAATGATTATTGTTGTAGACAATTCTAATGACCTCTCTCCATAGTGTCCATCTATCTACAGTATACCAGTAGAGTTATTCAGCAATTTACTTGTGCAATTGCTGGAGGAAAGAGAAGCATACAAAGGTCTGGAAGCTGCACATTGATGTAAATAACATGTAATACATTTCACAAATGACAATGTAAACCATAGTAAGATATATAgcagaaaagaggagaaaaaatgcATTCCCTGGGGCTGGAAAGTTATTGAAAGTTCAGAGCCAGGGTAAAGCCAGTTTACAGTGTGTGCGTGGAATTtccttggctgttccctacaaaTAAATCAGTGGTGGTATTtacactgaaggaaaaaaaaaacgggggggaggggttaacaCCGAAAGTGTGTAAAATTCATGGATGTCCattagatttttattatttttagttaGAAAATGGCTTTGCTACTACCCTGGTAAAGTAGACATAGAGGACATTGAAaagcaggaggggggggggttaaataTAAAAGCACTTATGTGTGGTGTCTAGCTCGGCAGAAAGGGTGCCTAGcttccaacagcagcagcagctcctctcgCTTTCTAGGGCTGGGCTGTAACAAGCAGCCGCCGCCGCTCTAGCTCCTCCGGAGCTGCGAGATCAGCTGAGCCTCGGTGTCACGTGGGCTGTGTGTCGAAGGTCACAGCGCTCACAATGGAGCTGTCGGAGTATGTGCAGAGCGGCTTGCAGATCCTAGCCGATTCTGGCTGCTTTTCTCCTAGCGCCTACACGGTTCTGCTCCAGACGGCTTTCCAGAGCCTGCTCAACGCCCAGGCGGACCAGGTAGCTTTAGGTAAGCGCTGCTTCTCGAGTAAGAGCCAGGAGAGGAAAGGAACCTGCAGTGTCTTTCTGGGCGCTGGAGAGAAAGAGGGAAATGGATCTATTTTTTATCTTCTGCTACATTATTGTGACTTGTGTTTGCAGCTAATTGTAGCTAGAGTCAGACCCCTAGATCCCTGTACTGTAACGCATACTATGCCACCTGCACCAAGCAAGACAAACACCAATGTAATCGCTTCCCCACGTAGTGTTCTTCCCCCATGTTTGTTATTTCACTGCAGAAATAACTGTGCATTTCTCGCTTGTGGCCTAAAAGAGACTGCAGGCTCCAGTTAAATGAAAGGAGCTTGGATGTTTTGGACAGTTGAGTAACTATCACTTCTTGTCCTGGCTGGTTATTCGAAACAGCTCTGTAGGGAGGTTAAGCTACGTATATTTGCCAACGGGAGAGGTTAAAATGAAGATGGCATGGGTCAAATGTGTATGTGGCAGTGGGTCCAGTTCGGTTttggcagctgcagccccagtCTTTAGTTGATGTCCCTTATAAGTATTTTTAATTCCCAGCTCCATTTATTTTCAGTGCAGTTTAGGTAATAAAAATCTGTTGCCTGGTCAGTAATTGCACATGCAAAGTAATCGTGTGTTGACATTTGACATGCAGCTTCGCACAGCAGTAGGGTGGAACAACaggatttgttttaattattcgGCTAGTGACTGCAATATAGTCCAAAGTGTTTATTGGGAAATGCAAATCACTTTGGGGGGTGATTGTAGCTAAAACTGTAACTGTTGAACAAAATTCTAATTTACTTGGGGGAGGGGTTAATCAGTCTTTTGGTGAAATTTAATCTGCAGACAGTTCCGAAGTAAATTGTTATTCGGAGGAGTATTTACACTAAACGCGAGTGCTTGAGTGTTTAATTGTGTGATGTATATAGCAATTAAAACGAAGGCATCCGCCTATTTGTGTCCGTGCGTCCTCCTGGGTCACGAACaaaagttgtttgttttgttttgttttccctgtgGGATGTTTCTTCCTATGGCAATCCCAACAAATCCGTGCAATTAGTTTATCATTGACATTACTCTTAATTGGATCATTGAATTTAATTCCATAAATGAACTGAATAAAATGGGGGTGAGGGTTGGATGGAAGGGGCGATTAGGAGAAAAAGAGCTAATATACTCAGAAAATTTGTGAAACCTTTGTATTTATGTTCTTTTAAATTTTATGAGCCGGATTCTGATCTCGGTTATACcggtgtaaatccggagtaatttatactggtataatcgAGGTCAGATTCTAATTCCATGTCTCTGGTGATAAGGCTTTGAGAAATGCTTGCGGGTGGGTGATGGGAAGTTAAGGGTTTCCCTATGATACGTAAGATTTTTAATGGATTGAGGGAAGATGCATGTACCCACTTATTACTGAAACGAACGTATTAGCAATGATTTTCACAATATGAAAATACCTGTCTTTTGTGCTGTATTTGGTTTAATAACTTGCCTACATATTTAGTTTCCTTCCACCCTCTAAATTATGAAACATTTTACTTTGTAACTTCTTAGaacagttcattttaaaaagaaagagacgCCCTTTTAAGTTGTTTTCAGGCTTCAGGAACAAGTATATCATCAGTAATTCATTTATTTTAGATCACCCAGTCTTGAAACATATTGACCCAACAGTATTAAAACATTGTCATGCAGCAGCTGCAACTTGTATACTGGAGGCTGGAAAACACAAAGCCGACAAATCTACTATAAGGTATTTTGAAGCCACCCTATTCTTCTAGTGGCTGTTACTTTAAATTATACTGCTAATTTCTATTCAAAGACTAATACacttctgtttttctctctctagcACGTATCTAGAAGACTGTAAATTTGATAGAGAGAGAATAGAACAATTTTGCACCGAATATCAGGTTTTAAGCCAATTTTAAACTATATTTCCCTTTTATAATTATTCATTCAGTAGAAGTTGGCAAATAcatgttttccttttttcagaAAAACAAAGATACGTTGGAAATCATATTGGGAAGGTAGGTTATTCTGTCAACAGAAATCATTTTTCAGTTATAGATATTatttaaacaagcaaacaaaaaacccaaatataTTATGGGGGGTTTATAATGAGCTATTTAAATGATTAAAGTAACAATCGTTCAATTGTATTTAATACTTTTGAAcacaaatttaaacaaaatatgaaCTTTCCTTTCCCCATTTAACACTCTCTTCTTTAAATAAAGTTGTGAACTTTTGAACAATCATTTGAGAAAAATCGTAAAAACTTGTTAGCGTTTGTTTAGCCTTGAAGAACTGACCTTTACTTTTAGGATAGGATACACATAACCATTGTATCTTTCAGTATAGGCAGGTGTCCTCTGCACGTAACCGATGTTTCTTGGCGCCTGGAATATCAAATCAAGGTAATCTTACCACATTAGGAAACTTTGATTTGATTTCCTTCTCTGTGGTAATGTCTGATTTTTATGTGTGTTTTGTTATTACTTTAGACCAACCAGCTTCATAAAACGTATCGACCTGCCTATTTGGTGACCTTAAATGTGGAGGTACTGTATATCACTTTTCCCAGTATAAGTAGATAAAAGGCAACTCCAGGCTCAGGACACATTTTAATTAAACAGGTGTTATTCTTTTCCTTCAGAACAGCGACTCAAGATCACACCCTGACGTTAGTTTTAGTTGCACTATGGAACAGTTACAGGTATTTTCTTATATCATCACTGTTTCTGTATTTGACTCCAGCGCTGTGAATTTTGATCGGGTGTCAATCAACTGCAAAGTTTGTAAACAGTTCAAAAAATATATGGGGTTGGGAAGAATGCCTTTTGTAAAAAcatattaaatgaaatattttattgtgtTTGTACTTCTGATGTGAAGCTGCCAGCTACACGAAGTTAGTTACCTAGGAATTACTCTTTTGTTGGTATGGCTTTAGAAACGGATGGAAAACATTTCTTAATGTAATGCTAATCTGAAAAGAAATCCATCAATTTTGTACAACTTTAATCTCCGGTGATACAGAGAAAATATAAAGGAGAAAATGGTATGGTATTTGGATAACCACTGCATGATTGGTTAAAATGTATAAACTGAAGAGTTTTAATCGGTGCTAATTGCACCTAAAGAGGAAGTAATGAATTGAAATATACATTGATCTCTGCTTAGCAATTAAGCATGTAATTAAGTAGTTGGAGGACTGTTATCCTGAAAAATATTAGGGAAAAACTgtgaaaggggggggagggggatgcaaaGATATTCCTATTACAAATTTTAAACTCAAGTGAAATGTTTCCCAAAAACTTTGTTTTACCTGCAAAGATATATTTTGGTTAGGTTTAGGTTTTGCTGAGTTAATTAAATTTGACATGCTTTGACTGCAGGATTGTGTTGGCATAAAAGTTGtcattaaatattttcaaaatatttgaaatttgcCTATGGCTATTGTGATAAGTATCTTTTAATGTTAACTGTGAATACACTGTTGAtacaatcttcattttaaaatgcacttcAATATTTTAGTAACGGATCCATGTGAAACGCTACTTTTTGCAAATATATGTGGAACACTTTAAGCATTGAAGTGTAGTAAAAGTTATTGCTTTAATAGACGTTTTACATTTGTATCAAATATAAAAGTCCTCTGAGGCAAGTGCTGCTATTCCCATTTTGAGTATctaaaaataatgtatatttgTCTCTATTAATAGCCAGTTGttccaaaatattttctaaaatgaaGTACTCCATCTTTTAGGATTTAGTTGGAAAACTAAAAGATGCAGCAAAAAGCCTAGAAAGAGCCTCTCAGATGTGATCGAAGGACATTGACAATCCACCGGGTTCAAGAGGAAGAAAAGTGCACTGACTCCTAACAGTTTCTTCATAGGGAACATGATGAAtcaattttcttctttttaaaatctcatgtagTTCAAACTCTTAGACCTTGTTACTTATGTATCAGCTATTTAATCTGAAATTCTGTATTCTAGTAAGTGTAACTACTCTTTCTGTGCAGTCCAATTTATGTTCTTTGTTAAAGTCCTGTTTTCTTATCACAACTATTCTTACATTAGATGGCTAGATAATTGATTTGTCTTTAAAAtattcactttattttattttgtgcttctgaaatattatttttctgatATTTTTTCCACACGTTATAATAAAAGGCattaattattttctccatttttgtGGATGAAAAGTTCCCAAGGGGAGGAAATAGCAGCTCCGTTTAAAATGACCTTTCCTTGGAGGAACAGTATTATCCTTCAAAAGGCAAAAACTAGTTCAGTGCGAGACTGTTAAGGTTCTATCGATATAATTTGTTAGATTGTAATGCCGTTGTCTGTCCATTGCTGTATCCTTCACTCCAAGTGATGTTGCACCTTGTGTGAGATTAAAATTCACTCAAACTTTACAGTTGGAGGTAAAACTACCAGTCGTTGATCTTGCCCCGGATTTACTCATTAAAAACTCAGAGCAAGCACCACTCCACAGAGGCAGGCAATGGGTCAAGGTCTGCTCTTGTTGAGAAGTCCATCCTCCGTTATTTCAGTGAGGATGTAGAGTTGGAACTGAAATGGGACCTACGTTGTCTCCACAACCTCTTCACACACACATCTTCCGCCCTACTAGCTGGAAGCTTGTCCCTCCAGAAATTATATCCTGTGTATGAAATCAGTGTTGATACATAACTCTTCTCCTACTGATCCTCTTCCTCGCAGCCGCTGTCTTTAATCAATGGGCGGGAGGAACTCAATTGCTGAAGAGAATAAGCACCGGTTTAAATGCAAAAGCGGGGTTGGCTCCTGCAGTCCTGCCTCGGCCAAAACGCGGAGGCGCTCAGGTGAGGACTGCCGCTGTTGGGTACAGCGCTGCCACTCCTTCATTAAAGCCCGGAGCCAGGCAGGGGGGTTTACTGCAGCGATTCTAGGACGTCAAAGGAGGGGAAGTTAAGATGCGACTGACCttgcccactcccctcccccgtcGGTCAATACTCCCTGGTATGATCTCTTCCCTCAGGGACCCACATTCTCTATCGTAGCCCCTCTGGCGAGCAAGCCCCGGAACGGGCGGAGAGCGGAGCTTTAGCCTTGGCAGCTTTACGCTGTGGTGGACTGTGGCCAACACGAGGGAGCCTTCCGTCCACACAGGGGCTGTGTCCCGCGGGGGAACAGGAGCTGGGCACAGCCCCAGCAAGGAGCGCCGTGCCTGGGGGAGCGATAGGAGGGGCCGAGTCAgtcagggtgggagaggaagaagGAATATGCCCGGGGGATAGTAGGGAGCCAGGCGTGCGCTCAGGATGCACTGGGGACAGGATACATgtggcaggaggggggggggcaggaggtgtCAGGGCGTGTGGAGGATGCAGTGAGGAGCAGGATGGGTatgctgggggtggaggatgCAGAGGCAACAAGGGTCTGGATGAAAACGGAGACCGACGCGTATGTATAGAAGAGAATGAGGAAGGGGTAAGAGTCTGGTGGAAAGGCGGGCCCGGGaaggtggtgtgtgtgtctggaaggGGGCAGAGGGTATGTGCAGAGGAGGGGGATCTGTGCTGAGTGtagaggggaaggaaggtggaATAGAGGAGCGGAGGCTGATGGTGGCATGTGGATGTGGAGGAAGCaggacgcaggcggtgtgtgaaTAGCAGTGTGGAAAGGCAGCCGTGGGACTGTTTGCAGATGGAAGAGGGACAGGAGCACGAtgtgcagagtgggggcaggaggcagggaattgtgtgtgtgcatcGAGGGGGGCAAGTGTTATGTGTCGAGGGATGGGGGGATGCGTGTGCTCAGTGGGGGAACTCCCGGGCAGTCGCACAGTGCGGGCAAGGACTGGAGGAGATGCGTGGAGTGGAGGGGGAAGAATGGGCACCGTGTGTGTGGAGTAGTGAGGAGAGCCCGCGTGGTGAGCGCGGCCGTGGGATAGAAGGGGGGTGTGAGCAGAGCGTGGGGAAGAGGCAGCTCTGGGTGTGTACAGCCCTTAGCTGTGCAGAGATGGGGCAGGAAAGGtgggcagaggaggaggcagcTGGTGTGTGTAGATGTGGGGCGAGGAGGAGGACGGAGGCGGTGTGTGTCGAGAGGAGGCATGGACCGTGTGTGCAGAGCGGGGAGTGTGTGTGAATGGAAGGAGGGGTAGCAGGCTCGCAGTGTCTGTAGCCAGCGGGGGAGAAGAATAGGGATCGAAggggtgtggagggagaggaggaaaaggcAAAGTGTGTAGTGCGGAGGGAAGCGGAGAAGTGGGGAATGTGAGTAGCGGGGGGGCCGGGGCAGCGTGTGTGCAGCGGGGAAAAGGAGGAATAGGCAGGGTCTGTGTGTATGCAgggtagggggaggaggaggaacaggcagagtgtgtgtggagtggaagggggagggggtggcgtgCGAGGAGGGGGAGGTGGCGGCTGAGTTGTGGGATTGGGTCATGGGGAGGCTGACGGGCTCCGACTACACCGACACTAATTCCCAGGCCACCCTTAAGGAATGAGGAGCCCCACGTGATGCTGGCGGGGCGGGCGAACTCTGAGCCATTTTGGGGACGGTGTCAGTTTCCACTGTGTGCCTTCAGCGTTGCATTTTTTCCCTCCTCCGCCCTCCCTTCCCTGTTTCCCCACCAACAactatgaaataataataataaaaaggagaccaagaggcagagcagggggccgAGGGGGAGACAATGGGCTGGTGGAGACAGAACCCATCCGGATTAGAAAGATTTtaaactcccagctcctcagccacccAAAAACCAGACTCagagggagagagacggaggGAGTGAGAAGGGTcggtggaggagaggagaaaacCCGATTGTTTTGTAACTAACATGagctgagagcagcagcagcagcagcaataagcTTATTGCAATTGACAGCGTCTGCAGTTCATTTCAAGATGGCCGCTTGGCTCACATTCATTTTCTGCTGAACGACTTTTAACTTTCATTGTCTTTTTTGGCCGCTCCGATCATCACCCACCGGCTCCTTTTTCCGGGTATGTATAAAGCGAGGTGTCTCCTTGCCAAGgacggggggcggagggggcttGGCGGCGGGTTTAGGCCGGTTTGGGGGCTGCAAAGGGGAGCCTAGGTGTCCCCCAAGCTCTCCGTATGCGAAAAGCGCTGACAGGCTGctccaaccacacacacacacacacacagactcacacagcagcagcagcagcctgtgcACTCACTTTCGTTACGCACCCACATTTGCAAATTTTAGTTCCTTTctttccccagctgccccctaAAATGTTTCTGTGCACATGGCCCCCTAGGAGAATATTTATATTTCCAGTCCCTGTTTCCAGCCCGGCCTCAGCGCCCTTTGTTTAAAGGCAGATTTTGATTAAACGGGGACGGTTCATGAAATCTGGAGCTGCCTAGGTCAAGAGATTTCAGTCCTCTCCGAAAGAAATATGCTTGGGGGGGTTTAAAGTGTGAAATACTGCACCCATTTTATAGAGATAGGGCCACTGGGGGGTAGTGATCCTGCTGGGGGGGTTGTTAGACCGGGGGGGACCGCAAAGAAAATGTTATTAACTTAAGTTGGACAAACACTTCTGTGAAATTTGATGGCTTGTAAGATGGCGGTTCCCAGTTGTTTCCAATGCCTCCGTTTGCATTTGTGCTTAAAATGCTAAAGTTTCTGGGCTTGTACCTGTTGAGGAGGGACAGGGGAGACCAAAGttgaaaaataactttttgtGAATAAATCACTTTGACTGTGATCCTTGAAAATTGGGTGTGCAGATTTACCATAGCGAAGATGGTGTGACTGCAGGACATAATGGGTTTTTttgaatgacttttttttctttaactggtATTTTCCTTCTAAGCCCGGGAAGGGTAAATTAACATGAACTTCTTGGtaaagtctttaaggtgccgtgGATTTACTCCTCGTGCTGTTTATGGGTGGTACTAGAAAGTTGATTGTATATGTTTATGTAATTGTGTGTGGCCTGGACAATACACAACTTGGCGCTTTCCTAGCCATTTATTGTTAATATTTGGAAGTAAACAAGAaaagagaagcagaaaaaaatcaatttatatAAAAGGAAAATGGTCATTTTCCAGAATCTAAAAACTAAGCGTCGTGCCCCGCTCTCCATAAAGTTTAGGAAAATGTAGACATATATACCCAACGCCAAGTATAGCATTCAATAGTTTTCTGCATAGTTTATAGTAGCCAGTGTTTCTTTATTTTACAGGACTCTTAAAGACTAGAGAAATTCTGGAAATGTAATCCACTAAAAATACTTAGAGGCGCTATTTACAATACATCCCGTAAACTAAGACAGACTTTTGTTGCAATTTACCAGAGATGCAAACTATTGATCTATACCAGATCATGGCGATACCTACAAATTCACATGTTAGTTTATTTAGGTAGACTGATTGGGTACTTCAAGTAGTTAAATTTATGAGCCTGATTTTAAAGGCTGGGGGATTTTTACCCTCTGCTGCCATTCTTCAGTTCTTTCTTTACTACAATATGCTGTGCAAAGACGTTCTTTGGGGAAATACTATCCTTACAGCTCCTTTAAAACATATGTGGACATTCTTTAGTGAAGGGACAATAATAGTATTCATAGTAAAAGTGGCTCTTATTCCTAAAGATAATAAGGCTTTAGATGACAGGCTTGTTATTACTGAACAGCCAGTTCTTCGAGTGGATATAGGTGCAAAGTACGCAAAACCGTCTGAATGAAGTTACCTATATTTTAGGCATACTTTGTTACACACCTGGAAAACCGAATTAGATAGTTTATTGCACTCAGATTTTTTTCATAGTCTAGCTGATTATAACCACAAGAACGTGcttctgtttttcttcattttgacaTAACCCATGTAAGGCCTCTAAACAGTCAGTTGGCTGTCACTGTTTACCGCTAGCAAGTTTTACCATCATGTATTGTTACATTTAGTTGAAGTTTTTTTGGTTGTGTGtgtaactatatatatatatattcatgttAAGGGACAGTTTGTGTTGGCTGTGGTGAGTCTATGGATTCTTAACGTTAATACCAGTAGAAAAACCTGAAAGGATTTTCCTCTAACCAAAATATGACGGTCAGGTTTTGCTGTAGTaaaatatatagtgtgtgtgtgtataatggaCACACACAtctagagaagtgtgtgtgtaccAGTTGACTTGTAGTAAGTATTTGGGTGTTTGATTCAGTTTGCTGCATGAGATCACAGATTTCAAAGACAGCTCATAGTATGCGATTAGCAGAAAAAGAGTTAACTTTAGGCTATAAATAATATGCGGTAGGGGATGCTGCGACTAAACAAGGATCACGGTTGAATAAATTCTCCATTTAGGAAGAGGCTACGCTAGCGTGAAATAAAACATGTGTTAATATCTTTTGAAGGGCTGCCCTGGTATATCAGGGCTTGGGAAGAATTCTAAACCAACCGTCCTATGTGACCTCTGCCACGGTTTATTTTGCAATATAGATGTGTATGATTTACACGGTGTTGggtttaacaaataaaatacagAATAGCGAAAGCAGCAGCCTATTCATATTTGAGTAATGTAAGAAACCCCAGGTCAATGGCATTGCAGTAATATACTTCAGAGACTGAAGTAAAGCCGCCTTGCATTTATCCTCTCGTACAAAAACATGCTGTCGATATCAATAAAAAAGAGTGGCAGGTTGGAGACTGTTGAGGCGATCTTTGGAATCAGAATACAGTGACATTTGTGTCTTGACTCCCTGCGCGATGCCACACTCAGCCTTGGGGATATCACCTCACCATAGCCCTTTGCACATGGCTCGCAATCATTTAATATTGGAGAGTTTGTCTACTGTACATAGCTCGTTCAGAGAGTCTCATGTAGCAGCAAGTGAAGTTTTCTTGCTCAGGTCGCTCGTGGGCGCTGTGGACACTTTCTCAGAAATGTTGTATCCCTCACCTGGCCAGTTTGACTGACATTTACAACGTTTCGGAACCTGGTTGGTATCGTTGGGTTTCACTGCTTGGTATCGAAGCTTACGAGGATCTGGGGAGAATCTCAAGCACTATCCAACAGCGAGTTTCATAAACTCAGACATTTCAGTCGAGGGTAGCTTCTAGACTTTGTCCCAGGAATGGTGAGATCAGGAAACTTGGTCGTGGAGTGGGAGCACTGGAATGGGGAGGTGACTGGCATGCATTTGAGCAGCATTGTTATGTCACACTGTTCAGGTTCTAGTTGAAAGCAAGTGATGTACTGTACAATTGGCTCAGCTGGcgattttccccccctctttggaGTTTACTCTTTTCCCTCTTATTCTTTCCTATATATGATTTTTGTTAGTGTTGTTGCAGCCGATGGGGGTTTGTAGGCTGCGGGCTGGGAAAATGACATTTGTTTTTCACTCCTGTCGCTGCACAGCGTTGACAAGGTGTTGATTTAGCTTTAGGAATGGTCGGGTCACGTGGTTCTTTGCATATTGTCACTCCCGCACTGTTTAAAGTAGCTTTTATTGCTCAAAAGGTGATTTGTTCAAACAGTCTGAGATTTGCACACCGGCTTCCTCCCAAACGGACACCTCACCCCCTTATTGCAAATCTCTTTTCACCTTAGCAAAACTTTGCACCGTTTCTGTCCGAGCCGCGGGAGAAT carries:
- the COMMD3 gene encoding COMM domain-containing protein 3, with product MELSEYVQSGLQILADSGCFSPSAYTVLLQTAFQSLLNAQADQVALDHPVLKHIDPTVLKHCHAAAATCILEAGKHKADKSTISTYLEDCKFDRERIEQFCTEYQKNKDTLEIILGSIGRCPLHVTDVSWRLEYQIKTNQLHKTYRPAYLVTLNVENSDSRSHPDVSFSCTMEQLQDLVGKLKDAAKSLERASQM